In Cicer arietinum cultivar CDC Frontier isolate Library 1 chromosome 1, Cicar.CDCFrontier_v2.0, whole genome shotgun sequence, one DNA window encodes the following:
- the LOC101491486 gene encoding vesicle-associated membrane protein 724, translated as MSQESFIYSFVARGTMVLGEYTEFTGNFPAIATQCLQKLPSSNNKFTYNCDHHTFNFLVEDGYAYCVVAKESVSKQISIAFLERVKADFKKRYGGGKADTAIAKSLNKEFGPIMKEHMKYIIDHAEEIEKLLKVKAQVSEVKSIMLENIDKAIDRGENLTILSDKTETLRSQAQDFRKQGTQVRRKMWYQNMKIKLVVLGILLFLVLVIWLSICGGFDCSN; from the exons ATGAGTCAAGAATCGTTCATATACAGCTTTGTAGCTCGTGGAACAATGGTGTTAGGTGAGTACACCGAGTTCACTGGTAACTTCCCTGCCATTGCAACTCAGTGTCTTCAGAAACTACCTTCTTCAAATAACAAGTTCACCTACAACTGTGACCACCACACCTTCAATTTTCTAGTCGAAGATGGTTATG CTTACTGTGTTGTTGCCAAAGAATCTGTTAGCAAGCAGATCTCTATCGCATTCCTTGAGCGTGTCAAAGCTGACTTTAAGAAAAGATATGGTGGTGGAAAAGCAGATACAGCTATTGCCAAAAGTCTAAACAAGGAATTTGG GCCGATTATGaaagagcacatgaagtataTCATTGATCATGCTGAAGAGATTGAAAAGCTATTAAAAGTGAAGGCTCAAGTTTCAGAAGTTAAAAGCATCATGTTAGAAAATATAGACAAG GCTATTGATAGAGGAGAAAATTTAACTATTCTTTCAGACAAGACTGAGACACTGCGCTCACAG GCTCAAGATTTCAGAAAGCAAGGAACACAGGTTCGTCGGAAGATGTGGTATCAGAACATGAAAATTAAATTGGTTGTTCTCGGTATTCTATTGTTTTTGGTCCTGGTTATCTGGCTCTCAATTTGTGGTGGATTTGATTGTTCAAATTAG